DNA sequence from the Streptomyces sp. NBC_01497 genome:
GCGCTGGATCGCGCCCTCGGTGTGGAACGCCTCCGCGAGGCGTGTGCCCGCGTCCTTGTCGACTCCGTAGTGGTCCTTGCCGCCCACGTACAGGTCGTACAGGCGGGCCGAGCTCGCCCGGGACGTGTCGATGCGCTGCTTCGCACCGTCGCGCAGGGCCTCGCTCAGGCCGTCGTGCGCCGCGCCGGCGGTCCCCGGCGTGGCGGACGTGTCCGGCGCGGCCGGAGCGTCCGGCATGTCCGGCGTGTCCGGCGTTTCTGGCGCGTTCGGCATTGAGGTCCCGTTCACTTCGAGAGTCGGCAGTCCACATCGGCGGTCCGGGCCGCTGTCCCGGGCCATCGTTACGCCCGTGGAGCGACCTTCGTCAACCCGTTGATGATCCGGTCCATCGCGTCGCCGCCCGTCGGGTCGGTCAGGTTCGCGAGCAGCTTCAGCGTGAACTTCATCAGCAGGGGGTGCGTCAGGCCGCGCTGCGCCGCCAGCTTCATGATCGTCGGGTTGCCGATCAGCTTCACGAACGCGCGGCCCAGGGTGTAGTAGCCGCCGTACGTGTCCTTGAGGACCTGCGGGTACCGCTGCAGCGCCCGCTCCCGCAGGGCCGGGGTGGCGCGCGCGTGCGCCTGGACGATCACGTCGGCGGCCAGCTGCCCGGACTCCATGGCGTAGGCGATGCCCTCGCCGTTGAACGGGTTGATCATGCCGCCGGCGTCGCCGACCAGCAGCAGGCCGCGCGTGTAGTGCGGCTGCCGGTTGAACGCCATCGGCAGCGCGGCGCCCCGGATCGGCGTCGTCATGTTCTCCGGGGTGTATCCCCAGTCCTCCGGCATGGAGGCGCACCAGGCCTTCAGCACCTCGCGCCAGTTCAGTTCCTGGAACGCGGCCGAGGAGTCGAGGATGCCGAGGCCGACGTTCGACGTGCCGTCGCCCATGCCGAAGACCCAGCCGTAGCCGGGCAGCAGCCGGTCCTCGGTGCCGCGCCGGTCCCACAGCTCCAGCCACGACTCCAGGTAGTCGTCGTCGTGGCGCGGTGAGGTGAAGTACGTCCGCACGGCGACGCCCATGGGGCGGTCCTCGCGCCGGTGCAGCCCCATGCCGACGGACAGTCGCGTTGAGTTGCCGTCGGCGGCGACCACCAGCGGCGCGTGGAAGGTGACGGGCCGTTTCTCCTCACCGAGCTTCGCGTGGACGCCGGTGATCCTGCCGGTGCGGTCGGTGATCGGCTCGCCGACGTTGCACCGCTCGTAGAGCCGGGCGCCGGCCTTCTGCGCCTGCCGGGCCAGCTGGTCGTCGAAGTCGTCGCGCTTGCGGACGAGACCGTAGTCCGGGTACGAGGCGAGATCCGGCCAGTCGAGTTCGAGCCGCATGCCGCCCCCGATGATCCGCAGGCCCTTGTTGCGCAGCCAGCCCGCCTCTTCGGAGATGTCGATGCCCATGGACACCAGTTGCTTGGTCGCGCGGGGTGTGAGGCCGTCGCCGCACACCTTCTCGCGCGGGAACGCCGTCTTCTCCAGGAGCAGGACGTCCAGACCCGCCTTGGCCAGGTAGTACGCCGTGGTCGAGCCGGCGGGGCCCGCCCCGACGACAATGACGTCGGCGGTGTTCTCGGAGAGGGGCTCGGTCACGGAGGGTGCTCCCGGCAGGGTCGGCACGGATACCGGCTCGATACGGCGGACCAATGTGTCGCGGCGAAGTATCGAAAGGCAACGGACATGGGCAGTCTATGGGGGCGTACCGACAAGGCCGCTCGAAGGGCAGCTTCCGTGAACGATTCGCCTCAGCTCGCACCCCGCCGCACCCCCGGGCCCACCCCCGGCGCCGCCCCGGGGCCCACCGCCTCCGGCGACGGCTCCACCGCCGCGCCGCGCCCCGGCCCACCGCTCGAACTGCGCGTTCCCACCGACGAGGACGCCTACGCGTGGCACCGCGTCTTCGCCGATCGCGAGGTCATGGAGTTCCACGGCGGCCCGGCCGAGT
Encoded proteins:
- a CDS encoding geranylgeranyl reductase family protein, which produces MTEPLSENTADVIVVGAGPAGSTTAYYLAKAGLDVLLLEKTAFPREKVCGDGLTPRATKQLVSMGIDISEEAGWLRNKGLRIIGGGMRLELDWPDLASYPDYGLVRKRDDFDDQLARQAQKAGARLYERCNVGEPITDRTGRITGVHAKLGEEKRPVTFHAPLVVAADGNSTRLSVGMGLHRREDRPMGVAVRTYFTSPRHDDDYLESWLELWDRRGTEDRLLPGYGWVFGMGDGTSNVGLGILDSSAAFQELNWREVLKAWCASMPEDWGYTPENMTTPIRGAALPMAFNRQPHYTRGLLLVGDAGGMINPFNGEGIAYAMESGQLAADVIVQAHARATPALRERALQRYPQVLKDTYGGYYTLGRAFVKLIGNPTIMKLAAQRGLTHPLLMKFTLKLLANLTDPTGGDAMDRIINGLTKVAPRA